Proteins encoded within one genomic window of Plasmodium cynomolgi strain B DNA, chromosome 11, whole genome shotgun sequence:
- a CDS encoding hypothetical protein (putative), with protein MKVCICCFKCILLIYLCAITAYGSSERWADNKNGDGVGERGASLLSTTDADDFGGRLNKAHHRGGLRSVYSVGKGEESFISVRGAATIEDESDDDDEEEEEDGASDDTDYPAAEDEKTVILSVHDQNGELTHNANDTEVKQMAVLKDITDKVKREVTEVNMDRVNQVDAPSIAEEERKINEFYEYENEVLKNIREKKKIFTQ; from the exons ATGAAAGTGTGCATATGTTGTTTTAAATGCATTCTGTTGATTTATCTCTGCGCCATAACGGCATATGGGAGTTCCGAAAGATGGGcggataataaaaatggagatggTGTGGGTGAACGTGGCGCGTCCCTATTGAGCACAACTGATGCTGATGATTTTGGGGGGAGGCTCAATAAGGCGCATCATAGGGGAGGTCTGAGAAGTGTGTATTCAGTGGGGAAAGGGG AAGAATCCTTTATAAGCGTGCGGGGTGCAGCCACGATAGAGGATGAAagcgatgatgatgatgaggaggaggaagaggacgGTGCGAGTGACGACACGGATTACCCCGCCGCTGAAGACGAGAAAACGGTTATCCTAAGTGTGCATGACCAAAACGGAGAGCTCACTCACAACGCGAACGATACGGAGGTGAAGCAAATGGCCGTCCTGAAAGATATAACTGATAAAGTTAAGCGAGAAGTAACCGAGGTGAACATGGACAGAGTTAACCAAGTTGATGCCCCGAGCATTGCCGAGGAGGAGAGAAAGATAAACGAATTTTACGAGTACGAAAATGAGGTATTAAAAAACattcgggaaaaaaaaaaaatatttacgcaATGA
- a CDS encoding hypothetical protein (putative), translating into ASPSYKECLSVTNEEEVLSYCKNESDCYFKNVNGSDNSTIICVCKKYVDDYFFAGPDCSIKISYHYQTMKNNEVMNTSWIEDLFNINPWKNEENRVGKICINPSCR; encoded by the exons GCATCTCCCAGCTACAAAGAATGCTTGTCTGTAACCAACGAGGAAGAAGTTCTATCCTACTGTAAAAACGAATCTGattgttattttaaaaatgttaatggCTCCGACAACTCAACGATTATTtgtgtgtgtaaaaaatatgtggatgattattttttcgccGGACCGGATTGTTCAATAa AAATTTCTTACCACTACCAAACGATGA AAAACAACGAAGTTATGAACACCAGTTGGATCGAAGACCTGTTCAACATCAACCCctggaaaaatgaagaaaaccgagttggaaaaatttgcatCAACCCCAGCTGCAGG
- a CDS encoding 26S proteasome regulatory subunit rpn11 (putative), with amino-acid sequence MAGIPSSLRELFYSFSDGNGMNNEALADTSEQVYISPLALLKILKHGRAGVPMEVMGLMLGEIVDEYTIRIVDVFAMPQSGNSVSVEAVDPVYQTNMLEELKKTGRHEMVVGWYHSHPGFGCWLSGTDVNTQKSFEQLNPRTIGVVVDPIQSVKGKVVIDCFRLINPHMLMLGQEPRQTTSNIGYLTKPTLTALVHGLNRNYYSIVINYRKNELEKNMLLNLHKDVWGNPLKLIDFNEQKKNTDENLDSIKKLTALYNKNLRGEMKKTNQEIILENIGKIDAKKRIQNSVETLLNDSILTCIGTMANTLFF; translated from the exons ATGGCGGGAATTCCCTCCTCCCTTCGAgaacttttttattccttctcGGATGGCAATGGAATGAACAATGAAGCGTTGGCGGACACCAGCGAGCAGGTGTACATCTCCCCCCTGGCCCTTCTGAAGATTTTGAAACATGGACGG gCAGGAGTGCCCATGGAAGTGATGGGGTTGATGCTGGGCGAAATAGTAGACGAATATACCATCCGAATTGTCGACGTCTTTGCGATGCCACAGTCAGGGAACAGTGTGAGTGTGGAGGCAGTGGACCCAGTGTACCAAACGAACATGTtagaggaattaaaaaaaacggggagACACGAAATGGTTGTTGGATGGTACCACTCCCACCCTGGATTTGGCTGCTGGCTCTCCGGAACAGACGTAAATACACAAAAGAGTTTTGAACAATTAAACCCAAGGACAATCGGTGTTGTCGTAGATCCAATACAATCGGTCAAAGGAAAAGTAGTCATCGATTGCTTTCGATTAATAAATCCACATATGCTAATGCTCGGACAAGAACCCAGACAAACCACATCGAACATTGGCTACCTAACCAAACCAACCCTAACAGCACTAGTACATGGCCTCAACAGAAACTATTACTCCATAGTTATTAATTacagaaaaaacgaattagagaaaaatatgctcTTAAATTTACACAAAGATGTTTGGGGCAACCCCTTAAAGCTAATTGACTttaatgagcaaaaaaaaaatacagacgAAAATTTGGATAGCATTAAAAAGCTAACAGCTTTgtacaacaaaaatttacgaggagaaatgaagaaaacgaatCAGGAAATTATTCTGGAGAATATCGGAAAGATAGATGCCAAAAAGAGAATCCAGAACTCCGTGGAAACGTTATTGAATGATTCTATTCTCACCTGCATCG GAACCATGGCAAACACTCTGTTCTTTTAG